Proteins encoded by one window of Enterobacter hormaechei subsp. xiangfangensis:
- a CDS encoding ankyrin repeat domain-containing protein — MSATALVTEFLLAAEEGNIDALKACLEKGVDINVTNRQKRTAIIIASLKKHYACVEFLIAAGADIDKQDQTCFNPFLISCLTNDLTLLRIVLPADPDLDRLTRFGGVGITPASEKGHVEIVRELLEKTDINVNHTNFVGWTPLLEAIVLNDGGAKQQEIVKLLLDHGANPHMTDKYGKTPLELAREKGFNAIADLLLAAGA, encoded by the coding sequence ATGTCTGCAACTGCACTGGTTACAGAATTTCTGCTGGCGGCAGAAGAGGGCAATATCGACGCGCTAAAAGCCTGCCTGGAAAAAGGCGTGGATATTAACGTAACCAACCGCCAGAAAAGAACCGCCATTATTATTGCCAGCCTGAAAAAGCATTACGCCTGTGTGGAATTTTTAATTGCCGCCGGGGCGGATATTGATAAACAGGACCAGACCTGTTTTAACCCCTTCCTGATCAGCTGCCTGACCAATGATTTAACCCTGCTGCGCATTGTCCTTCCGGCGGATCCGGATCTCGACCGTCTGACGCGCTTTGGCGGCGTGGGCATTACCCCTGCCAGTGAAAAAGGGCACGTTGAAATCGTGCGTGAGCTGCTGGAAAAAACCGACATCAACGTCAACCACACCAATTTTGTCGGCTGGACGCCGTTGCTGGAGGCCATCGTATTAAACGACGGCGGCGCAAAGCAGCAGGAAATTGTGAAGCTGCTGCTGGATCACGGCGCGAACCCGCACATGACCGATAAATACGGCAAAACCCCGCTCGAACTGGCGCGGGAAAAAGGCTTCAACGCGATCGCAGACCTGCTGCTGGCGGCAGGCGCGTAG